The Micromonospora sp. WMMD961 genome has a segment encoding these proteins:
- a CDS encoding Ig-like domain-containing protein translates to MTCRRRLTLLAVTIAAAPLVLGGCTVGRESATGSDKKHAAPPELAVTPGDKARDVPVSAEVGTVVKGGRVTGVRLTDDKGKQVDAEPREDGSGWVPSVPLQPKRTYTAEVTATGDSGATTTRTTTFTTMAKSTKPQITSTLYFVGNRTYGTAMPVTVAFDPAIPKEARADVQRRLFVKTNPPQPGTWSWIEDGSQVYYRAPDFWKPGTTISVRAGLEGLPIGKDRVGDAERTATSKIGRQVSLEIDNATKQMTVLRDGKQIRRIPVSLGKPSTPSSSGKMVIMEKHERTTFDTRGEPNGGYVVDVDDAQRYTWGGEFIHSAPWSEGDQGNTNVSHGCANVSATAADWLMGVTQVGDLVTVKGTEVELQPGNGWTAWNVSWDEFARGSALPVPPGLKPAPVAPAHPGAVAGGSPEPAPSVSGR, encoded by the coding sequence ATGACGTGTAGGCGGCGATTGACGCTGTTGGCGGTAACCATCGCAGCCGCACCACTCGTCCTGGGTGGGTGCACCGTCGGCCGGGAGTCCGCGACCGGTTCGGACAAGAAGCACGCCGCCCCGCCGGAACTCGCCGTCACGCCGGGCGACAAGGCCCGGGACGTGCCGGTCAGTGCCGAGGTGGGCACCGTGGTCAAGGGTGGCCGGGTCACCGGCGTACGGCTGACCGACGACAAGGGCAAGCAGGTCGACGCCGAGCCGCGCGAGGACGGCTCGGGCTGGGTGCCGAGTGTTCCGTTGCAACCGAAAAGGACCTACACCGCCGAGGTGACCGCTACCGGTGATTCCGGTGCCACCACCACGCGCACCACGACCTTCACGACGATGGCCAAGTCGACCAAACCGCAGATCACCAGCACCCTCTATTTCGTCGGTAATCGGACGTACGGCACGGCGATGCCGGTTACCGTAGCGTTCGACCCGGCAATTCCAAAAGAGGCCAGAGCGGATGTTCAGCGGCGGTTGTTCGTGAAGACGAATCCTCCGCAGCCGGGCACCTGGTCGTGGATCGAGGACGGAAGTCAGGTCTATTACCGGGCGCCCGATTTCTGGAAGCCGGGAACGACGATCAGCGTCCGGGCCGGCCTGGAGGGCCTGCCGATCGGCAAGGACCGGGTTGGTGACGCCGAGCGGACCGCGACCTCCAAGATCGGACGTCAGGTCTCGCTGGAGATCGACAACGCCACCAAGCAGATGACGGTCCTGCGCGACGGGAAGCAGATCCGCCGGATTCCGGTCAGTCTGGGCAAGCCGAGTACGCCGAGTTCGAGCGGCAAGATGGTGATCATGGAGAAGCACGAGCGGACCACCTTCGACACCCGGGGTGAGCCGAACGGCGGCTACGTGGTCGACGTCGACGACGCCCAGCGCTACACCTGGGGCGGCGAGTTCATCCACTCCGCCCCCTGGTCGGAGGGGGATCAGGGCAACACGAACGTCTCACACGGCTGCGCCAACGTCTCCGCCACCGCGGCCGACTGGTTGATGGGGGTGACCCAGGTCGGGGACCTGGTCACCGTCAAGGGCACCGAGGTGGAACTGCAGCCGGGCAACGGTTGGACCGCGTGGAACGTTAGCTGGGACGAGTTCGCCCGAGGTAGTGCGCTGCCGGTGCCGCCCGGGCTCAAGCCCGCTCCGGTCGCTCCGGCCCACCCGGGCGCGGTGGCCGGAGGCTCGCCGGAACCGGCGCCCTCGGTCAGCGGTCGCTGA
- a CDS encoding Asp23/Gls24 family envelope stress response protein, whose amino-acid sequence MSRQQLGTRTGSGRDARQRRDDPRARRPRLAGDPTILRRPRTDRAARHHRLPPRPVAAGPSAPPAGPAPNAGNPGAGTRSRRPPQHRTAGTADVARIAADAARQVPGVTDAHPATVRLVDDAVGLDLHLVGTYGHSVPAVAEAVRIAVADRLAAETGLTVATVTITVDDLIVPGADHAHTGRPVRRPEAGMRVVNRAASSLLAVVLLAGGVVLAVQALLVTLGRPASLLARTRWYDALTGTRWHDPDVRTGAGAAVLLGLVILVAQLRRWRPARLRLDERDGWHLRRRCVERRLTLAAGTVPGVRRARVRVRRRADQWRPRVRATGDPAAHAEVEFAVRQELRRLAAPRTGRVEIRLLPRRRPA is encoded by the coding sequence ATGTCGCGACAGCAGCTCGGCACCCGCACCGGCAGCGGTCGGGACGCCCGCCAACGCCGGGACGACCCGCGCGCCCGTCGACCTCGCCTGGCCGGTGATCCGACCATCCTCCGACGCCCCCGTACCGATCGAGCGGCACGTCACCATCGACTGCCACCACGACCCGTGGCCGCCGGTCCGTCCGCGCCGCCGGCCGGCCCCGCGCCGAACGCCGGGAACCCGGGCGCCGGTACCCGCAGCCGACGCCCGCCGCAGCACCGCACCGCCGGGACAGCGGACGTCGCACGCATCGCTGCCGACGCGGCCCGCCAGGTGCCCGGCGTCACCGACGCCCACCCGGCCACCGTCCGGCTGGTCGACGACGCCGTGGGACTCGACCTGCACCTGGTCGGCACGTACGGGCACAGCGTGCCCGCCGTCGCCGAGGCCGTCCGGATCGCCGTCGCCGACCGGCTTGCCGCCGAGACCGGGCTCACCGTGGCCACCGTGACCATCACGGTGGACGACCTGATCGTCCCCGGGGCGGACCATGCCCACACGGGACGGCCGGTCCGGCGCCCCGAAGCGGGCATGCGCGTGGTCAACCGGGCCGCCTCGTCGCTGCTGGCCGTCGTCCTACTGGCCGGCGGGGTAGTGCTGGCCGTGCAGGCGCTGCTGGTCACACTGGGCCGGCCGGCCTCCCTGCTCGCCCGCACCCGCTGGTACGACGCGCTGACCGGCACCCGGTGGCACGACCCGGACGTCCGCACCGGCGCCGGCGCGGCCGTGCTACTGGGCCTGGTCATCCTGGTCGCCCAACTGCGCCGCTGGAGACCGGCCCGGCTGCGCCTCGACGAGCGGGACGGGTGGCACCTCCGCAGACGGTGCGTGGAACGCCGGCTGACCCTCGCGGCCGGGACCGTGCCCGGTGTCCGCCGGGCTCGGGTGCGCGTCCGGCGGCGCGCTGACCAGTGGCGTCCCCGCGTGCGCGCCACCGGTGATCCCGCCGCGCACGCGGAGGTCGAGTTCGCCGTGCGCCAGGAGCTGCGCCGGCTCGCCGCGCCCCGCACCGGCCGAGTCGAGATCCGGCTGCTTCCCCGCCGGCGGCCGGCATGA
- a CDS encoding DoxX family membrane protein gives MDTMTATTDRVTVENTAPTAGTTAERAVRYILAGTRLALGWIFLWAFVDKMFGLGMATESKNAWINGGSPTKGFLTFGVTGPFKDMYTGIAGAAWADWLFMVGLAGIGVALLLGIGMRVAAVAGGLLLVLMWTAVLPPENNPFMDDHLIYAAVLAVLALVNAGDTWGLGRVWATLPSVQRLPWLR, from the coding sequence GTGGATACCATGACCGCGACGACCGACCGGGTCACCGTCGAGAACACCGCTCCGACGGCCGGCACCACTGCAGAGCGGGCCGTCCGGTACATCCTTGCCGGCACCCGACTGGCGCTCGGCTGGATCTTCCTCTGGGCGTTCGTCGACAAGATGTTCGGCCTCGGGATGGCCACCGAGTCGAAGAACGCCTGGATCAACGGCGGCAGCCCCACCAAGGGCTTCCTGACCTTCGGGGTGACGGGCCCGTTCAAGGACATGTACACCGGGATCGCCGGTGCCGCCTGGGCGGACTGGCTGTTCATGGTCGGCCTGGCCGGGATCGGTGTCGCCCTGCTGCTCGGCATCGGCATGCGGGTCGCCGCCGTGGCCGGCGGGCTGCTGCTGGTCCTGATGTGGACCGCCGTCCTGCCTCCGGAGAACAACCCCTTCATGGACGACCACCTGATCTACGCCGCGGTGCTGGCGGTCCTGGCGCTGGTCAACGCCGGCGACACCTGGGGCCTCGGCCGGGTGTGGGCGACGCTGCCCAGCGTCCAGCGGCTGCCCTGGCTGCGCTGA
- a CDS encoding STAS domain-containing protein — protein sequence MGDDSDRLDVQVSVGDQVVVMRVAGEIDIATVAAFRSALWSAPARRVVQLELSDLRLLSAAGVRTLLAAHLRVRACGGELVLVDPSPVVARVLRASGLHRVMPILEPAKVVKAARLSAAATADLQLAA from the coding sequence ATGGGAGACGACAGCGACCGGCTCGACGTGCAGGTCAGCGTGGGTGACCAGGTGGTCGTCATGCGGGTGGCGGGCGAGATCGACATCGCCACGGTGGCGGCGTTCCGGTCGGCGTTGTGGTCCGCGCCGGCTCGCCGGGTGGTTCAGCTGGAGTTGTCCGATCTGCGGTTGCTCTCCGCCGCCGGCGTCCGGACGCTGCTCGCCGCGCACCTGCGCGTCCGGGCCTGCGGTGGTGAGCTGGTCCTGGTCGACCCGAGTCCGGTGGTGGCGCGGGTGCTCCGCGCCAGCGGTCTGCACCGCGTGATGCCGATCCTGGAGCCGGCCAAGGTGGTCAAGGCCGCGCGTCTGTCCGCAGCCGCGACCGCGGACCTGCAGTTGGCCGCCTGA
- a CDS encoding helical backbone metal receptor: protein MRVVSLVPSLTEAVALTLPGVLVGATDWCSHPAGLDVSRVGGSKYPDLDRVRALRPDLVLLNVEENRRADAETLRAAGVPVRVTYPRTVAGALTELGDLLAELGAPTEPAWLRTARQAWDEPPRLTPSRRAVVPVWRRPWVVLGGDTFAGDVLRRLGVVNAYDEHPERYPRPTLAELRERRPELVVLPDEPYTFTADDGPEAFPGVPCVLLSGRHLTWYGPPLAEAPALLADQLSRPVLAG, encoded by the coding sequence ATGCGGGTGGTGTCGTTGGTGCCGTCACTGACCGAGGCGGTGGCGCTGACCCTGCCGGGAGTGCTGGTCGGGGCCACCGACTGGTGCAGCCACCCGGCCGGGCTCGACGTCAGCCGGGTCGGCGGCAGCAAGTACCCGGACCTGGACCGGGTTCGCGCGCTGCGGCCGGACCTCGTGCTACTGAACGTGGAGGAGAACCGGCGGGCGGACGCGGAAACGCTGCGGGCGGCCGGCGTACCGGTGCGGGTCACCTATCCGCGTACCGTCGCGGGCGCGTTGACCGAGCTGGGCGACCTGCTCGCCGAGTTGGGCGCGCCGACGGAGCCGGCCTGGTTGCGCACGGCCCGGCAGGCCTGGGACGAACCGCCCCGGCTGACGCCGTCCCGCCGGGCGGTGGTGCCGGTGTGGCGTCGGCCGTGGGTGGTGCTCGGCGGCGACACGTTCGCCGGTGACGTGCTGCGTCGGCTCGGCGTGGTCAACGCCTACGACGAGCACCCGGAGCGTTATCCCCGCCCCACCCTCGCCGAACTGCGCGAACGGCGGCCCGAGTTGGTGGTGCTGCCCGATGAGCCGTACACATTCACCGCCGACGACGGGCCCGAGGCTTTTCCCGGTGTACCGTGCGTACTGCTCTCCGGTCGACATCTCACCTGGTACGGCCCCCCACTCGCCGAGGCGCCCGCACTCCTGGCCGACCAGCTCTCCCGGCCGGTGCTGGCCGGTTGA
- a CDS encoding CBS domain-containing protein yields MRTWQVGDVMTREVETVAVETPYREIVDVLLRRGVSAVPVIDGFRRVLGVVSEADLLHRVECAGEPALRRVFESRRRRGARAKGAALLAGDLMTAPAITAHAETPLSAAARLMDHEQVKRLPVLDDLGRLVGIVSRGDLLRVHLRSDAAIREDVVQEVLRRVLAVRDGLVTVEVRHGDVTLAGRVDRRSAVDLAGRLAGQVSGVVRVINRITYDADDTVCDPAQVMPVA; encoded by the coding sequence ATGAGGACCTGGCAGGTTGGCGATGTGATGACCCGGGAGGTCGAGACCGTGGCCGTCGAGACCCCGTACCGCGAGATCGTCGACGTGCTGCTGCGCCGCGGGGTCAGCGCGGTGCCGGTGATCGACGGGTTCCGCCGGGTGCTGGGCGTGGTGTCCGAGGCCGACCTCCTGCACCGCGTCGAGTGCGCCGGCGAGCCGGCGCTGCGCCGGGTCTTCGAGAGCCGGCGTCGGCGTGGTGCCCGGGCCAAGGGTGCCGCGCTGCTCGCGGGGGACCTGATGACCGCTCCGGCGATCACCGCGCACGCGGAGACGCCGTTGTCGGCCGCCGCTCGGCTGATGGACCACGAGCAGGTCAAGCGGCTACCCGTCCTGGACGATCTCGGCCGGTTGGTCGGCATCGTCAGCCGTGGTGACCTGTTGCGGGTGCACCTGCGTTCGGACGCCGCGATCCGCGAGGACGTGGTGCAGGAGGTGCTGCGGCGGGTGCTTGCCGTGCGGGACGGGCTGGTGACGGTCGAGGTCCGACACGGTGACGTGACACTCGCCGGTCGGGTGGACCGACGCTCCGCCGTCGACCTCGCCGGTCGGCTCGCGGGCCAGGTCAGCGGTGTCGTGCGGGTGATCAACAGGATCACCTACGACGCCGACGACACGGTCTGCGATCCGGCCCAGGTGATGCCGGTCGCCTGA
- a CDS encoding FKBP-type peptidyl-prolyl cis-trans isomerase yields the protein MNQAAGARSGKPEVGPIEGAPPADLVIEDITVGDGPQAEAGQLVSVHYVGVSHSTGAEFDSSWNRGEAFEFPLGGGQVIAGWDRGVVGMRVGGRRRLTIPPHLGYGDRGAAGVIKPGETLIFVVDLLGVR from the coding sequence ATGAACCAGGCAGCAGGCGCCCGATCCGGCAAGCCCGAGGTGGGTCCGATCGAGGGTGCACCGCCCGCCGACCTCGTGATCGAGGACATCACCGTGGGCGACGGCCCGCAGGCGGAGGCGGGCCAGCTGGTCAGCGTGCACTACGTCGGCGTGTCGCACTCCACCGGTGCCGAGTTCGACTCGTCGTGGAACCGGGGCGAGGCGTTCGAGTTCCCGCTCGGCGGCGGTCAGGTCATCGCCGGCTGGGACCGGGGCGTCGTCGGCATGCGCGTCGGCGGCCGTCGCCGCCTGACCATCCCGCCGCACCTCGGGTACGGCGACCGGGGCGCGGCCGGTGTGATCAAGCCCGGCGAGACGCTGATCTTCGTCGTGGACCTGCTCGGCGTGCGCTGA
- a CDS encoding SMP-30/gluconolactonase/LRE family protein: MLIPRQRPPRLIRPVREPATVPPALTGVWAATDRRLDHVELLPLPEGAVGPEDVLVDAAGRVISGDEEGRLWWWPVDAPAGTRPRLLAETGGRPLGIEVDASGEALVVCDAYRGLLRVTPDGEVRELTGTAPPVHLANNATVAQDGTIYFTDSSDRFPVSHWKRDLLEHRPNGRVLAHRPGSHRTEVVADGLYFPNGIALTPDESALMLVETSTHRLLRVELGGGVRVLADLPAYPDNLAAVGDGTYWIALPSPRVPIAERLLPHPRLRQLAALLPDAMQPQPRRYGLVALVDGDGTVRRTLHGPNGHYWMITGVRQHADHLWLGSLTGPGVARVPLG, from the coding sequence ATGCTGATCCCTCGGCAACGGCCGCCGCGGCTGATCCGCCCCGTCCGCGAGCCGGCGACCGTTCCTCCGGCGTTGACCGGAGTGTGGGCAGCCACCGACCGCCGTCTCGACCACGTCGAGTTGCTGCCCCTTCCCGAGGGGGCCGTCGGTCCGGAGGACGTGCTGGTCGACGCCGCCGGCCGGGTGATCAGTGGCGACGAGGAGGGTCGGCTCTGGTGGTGGCCGGTCGACGCGCCGGCCGGCACCCGACCCCGGCTGCTGGCCGAGACCGGTGGCCGGCCGCTCGGCATCGAGGTGGACGCGTCCGGTGAGGCGCTGGTCGTCTGCGACGCGTACCGCGGGTTGCTGCGGGTCACCCCCGACGGCGAGGTGCGCGAACTGACCGGGACCGCGCCTCCGGTGCACCTGGCCAACAACGCGACGGTGGCCCAGGACGGCACGATCTACTTCACCGACTCCTCCGACCGGTTCCCGGTCTCGCACTGGAAGCGCGATCTGCTGGAGCACCGCCCCAACGGCCGGGTGCTGGCCCACCGACCGGGCAGCCACCGCACCGAGGTCGTGGCCGACGGGCTGTACTTCCCCAACGGCATCGCGCTGACCCCGGACGAGTCGGCCCTGATGCTGGTGGAGACCAGCACCCACCGTCTGCTCCGCGTCGAGTTGGGCGGCGGCGTACGGGTTCTGGCCGACCTGCCCGCGTACCCGGACAACCTCGCCGCCGTGGGCGACGGAACGTACTGGATAGCGCTGCCCAGCCCGCGCGTGCCGATCGCCGAACGGCTGCTGCCGCATCCGCGACTGCGCCAGCTCGCCGCGTTGCTGCCCGACGCGATGCAGCCGCAACCGCGCCGCTACGGGTTGGTCGCGCTCGTCGACGGCGACGGCACGGTCCGCCGGACGCTGCACGGCCCCAACGGGCACTACTGGATGATCACCGGGGTACGCCAGCACGCCGACCACCTCTGGCTGGGCAGCCTGACCGGTCCGGGAGTGGCCCGCGTACCCCTGGGGTGA
- a CDS encoding TerC/Alx family metal homeostasis membrane protein: protein MTVTVPLWAWAAVGAAIAVMLAVDVLLHRDNHVIELREALLWSAVWISAGLLFGVVVWWGLGGDPAIAYFSGYLLEKALSVDNVFVFALLFGYFQVPAGYQHKVLFWGVVGALVFRLLFILAGAELLDRLSWAGFVLGAFLIWTGWRLAVRGKPDVDPERNVVVRLFRKLVPTDARYHGDRFTARVDDRRVATLLLVALVAIEATDVVFAVDSVAAILAITTNTFLVWTATAFAVLGLRSLYFCLAGLLRHFGYLRYGLALLLAFAGLKLVLAETPVGKLPVGLTLAVVVLTLGISIGASLLAARRAPAG from the coding sequence GTGACAGTCACGGTCCCGCTGTGGGCCTGGGCGGCGGTCGGCGCGGCGATCGCCGTGATGCTCGCCGTGGACGTGCTCCTGCACCGCGACAACCACGTCATCGAGCTACGCGAGGCGCTGCTCTGGAGCGCCGTCTGGATCAGCGCGGGCCTGCTGTTCGGTGTGGTCGTCTGGTGGGGGCTCGGCGGCGACCCCGCCATCGCCTACTTCTCCGGGTACCTGCTGGAGAAGGCGCTCTCGGTGGACAACGTGTTCGTCTTCGCCCTGCTCTTCGGCTACTTCCAGGTGCCGGCCGGCTACCAGCACAAGGTGCTGTTCTGGGGAGTCGTGGGGGCGCTCGTCTTCCGGCTGCTGTTCATCCTCGCCGGTGCCGAGCTCCTGGACCGGCTCAGCTGGGCCGGGTTCGTGCTGGGCGCGTTCCTGATCTGGACCGGCTGGCGGCTCGCCGTACGCGGGAAGCCGGACGTCGACCCGGAACGCAACGTCGTGGTCCGGCTGTTCCGGAAGCTGGTGCCCACCGACGCGCGCTACCACGGCGACCGGTTCACGGCCCGGGTGGACGACCGGCGGGTGGCGACGCTGCTGCTGGTGGCGCTCGTCGCCATCGAGGCCACCGACGTGGTGTTCGCCGTCGACTCGGTGGCGGCCATCCTCGCCATCACCACCAACACCTTCCTGGTCTGGACGGCCACCGCATTCGCCGTGCTGGGGCTGCGCAGCCTCTACTTCTGCCTCGCCGGCCTGCTGCGACACTTCGGTTACCTGCGGTACGGACTCGCGTTGCTGCTGGCGTTCGCCGGGCTGAAACTCGTCCTCGCCGAGACTCCGGTGGGCAAACTGCCGGTCGGGTTGACCCTCGCGGTGGTGGTGCTGACCCTGGGGATCTCCATCGGCGCCAGCCTCCTGGCCGCGCGGCGCGCCCCGGCCGGCTGA